The DNA sequence ATCCTTTGCCAAGCGGAAAAATTATATTTACAATATCTCCAACTTTATATTTTGAAAGTGCTTCGGTGCCTTCACCAACTTTTTTAATAAACAAACTTATTGTGTTTTTTGATGTGTTTACATCATGTATTGAGAATGGTCGTCTTAAAAAAGTGTTTTTTGATTTGTTGATTAAAACTTCTACAAATTGCCCTGGAAATATTATTGGTAATTTTTGTCGCAATTGCAATTCAAGTACAAAGGTATCGTCCGAAATTGTGATGTTTTTTAATATTTTGAAATCTTTTATATATTTCATTGTGAATATTTAACAAAAGTAATAAATATTGGTCTCTATGTATGATGTTGCACCTTTTTGCTTTGATGTCATACCTTTTAGGTTCGATGCGTAACCTTTAAGTTTAAATTTATTCTTTTATTTCTTTTACAAAAGAATTTTTAAAGCTTTCGAAATCCTGCTTTTTGTAAGCATCTTCGCCGAAGAATTTCATTATTGCTTCGAACTCAGACGGAGGATGATAACCCGGAACATTTTGTATAACATTCATGGATTCGTCCATGAAAACAAAATTGGGATATGACAACTGTCCTTTAACCAGAGTAATTGCAAGCTGATGTGCTGAACGTGGAACCGTCGGGTTAGGATTGATATATGTAGCTTCTTTAAAAATAATTGTGTCTTTTCGTTCGGAATTAAATTTTACGCAATAATAATGTGTATTCATGTATTTGGCAATTACTTTGTTTGTAAAAGTAACGGCATCCATTCTTTTGCACCATCCGCACCAGTCGGTGTATAAATCAATTAATATTTTTTTTGGATTTTGTTTGTTCAAAATTATGGCTTCCTGAAAAGTATACCATTTTATAACAGTGTCGGGAGTTTGCTCTTTTGGCTGTGTTTTAACTTTGTTTGCTTTTGCCTGAGATTGAGCCGGCTTTGGCTTTTGTGTGGTTTTTTGTTTTGGATTAGTATTTTGTATAACCTGACTAAATCCTATTACCGTAAATAGTAATACAATTAAAATAAAGAGTTTCTTTTTCATTTGTTTTGGTTTTTTAAAAAAAAGTTAATTAAGAATATTAATATTATAAGTATATAATACTATAAATGGCTTTATTATTAAATTGCCTAATTGTTGTTTTTATCCTCTGTTAATACGGTTTATAGCTGGTTTATAACAATTAAGCAATAAAATAATTTTATTTCGGCAAAAGCTATGCCAATTTCAGAAAAACCCTGCAAATTAAAATAATTCCGAATAAAATCAACA is a window from the Bacteroidales bacterium genome containing:
- a CDS encoding DUF255 domain-containing protein, yielding MKKKLFILIVLLFTVIGFSQVIQNTNPKQKTTQKPKPAQSQAKANKVKTQPKEQTPDTVIKWYTFQEAIILNKQNPKKILIDLYTDWCGWCKRMDAVTFTNKVIAKYMNTHYYCVKFNSERKDTIIFKEATYINPNPTVPRSAHQLAITLVKGQLSYPNFVFMDESMNVIQNVPGYHPPSEFEAIMKFFGEDAYKKQDFESFKNSFVKEIKE